Proteins encoded in a region of the Ziziphus jujuba cultivar Dongzao chromosome 3, ASM3175591v1 genome:
- the LOC125423462 gene encoding receptor-like protein EIX2 codes for MSQLAVLNMPRHPKRMGDLLLIMLAFTIFSTSVVTAEAARCIERERQALLSFKRGLLDKGNFLSSWTSSNEDCCSWRGISCHNQPSHVIMLNLRPDMDQYHPSKKIEGEIGSSLLELKYLKHLDLSLNNFTRIPNFIGSFTSLNYLNLSYNDFMVGTIPSQLGNLTNLHVLDFRNSIEMIDSLHWLPHLSSLRILKFENANFTKAVDWLKSIKLATSLSSLELTYCEFPKVDTSFLSHLNSSNSLRDLSVSGYGIHPTMIPWLLNVSSNLVNLILNNNDGIRGLVPNYFANMESLEHIDLSGNSLEGGLPKSLGNLCNLKVLLLNYNGYNGPVDDLLGNLSGCARNSLEILGLNGNQLRGSIPDMETFSSLRELYLAENQLEGPFPFSLSQIHKLVVLHLYQNLLTGSLPDLSKLSFLRELRVGNNKLNGSLPKSIGQLSNLVILDVSSNNFTGIVSKSLLQKLFKLQALDLSSNSFTLNFNSNGILPRALSILKLNSLKIGPRFPSWLRTQLNLSYLDISDAGISDVIPDWFYPMASKLVYLNLSFNHINGTLQNFPAPLSTIDLSSNLFQGTIPVSLSNAEFINLSHNKFTRFRSFFCNLTDKISFLDISYNILTGRFPDCRMDWSYLFILNLESNNLSGILPSSLSSLYRIQTLRLSNNSFSGMIPLLQNCTELGFLDLGNNKLSGNIPTWIGQSLKSLEVLRLKSNKLKGSMPSNLCNLSNLKILDLSLNHISGEIPPCIQNLTSMAYNERPYRDGEYTIGFDIPFSFEDENTFEISSADKALLMWKGIEYRYEKIPEQLKMIDLSCNALVGEIPGELTNLVALVQLNLSRNSLNGTIPKKIGQLHWLESLDLSHNQLSEEIPSSLTNISSLAYLDLSYNQLSGRIPTGTQLQSFNASYYEEKRGLCGPPLTSMCPADETSQPPSHSAGGKSDFEDGGLWFDVLWFYIGIGIGFNFAFWGVCGTLLINTSWRRTYFGFLSNLRDFLHVTISIKWSKLKRRIQG; via the coding sequence ATGTCTCAGTTGGCTGTCTTGAATATGCCTAGGCATCCAAAAAGAATGGGAGATCTTCTACTAATCATGCTGGCTTTCACCATATTCAGTACCAGTGTTGTAACTGCTGAAGCTGCAAGGTGTATAGAGAGGGAGAGACAAGCTCTTCTCAGCTTTAAACGTGGCCTTTTAGATAAAGGTAACTTTCTATCCTCCTGGACAAGCTCCAACGAAGATTGCTGCTCATGGAGAGGCATCAGCTGTCATAACCAACCTAGTCATGTTATCATGCTCAATCTTCGTCCGGATATGGACCAGTACCATCCATCCAAAAAGATCGAAGGTGAGATTGGCTCTTCACTACTTGAATTGAAATATTTGAAGCATTTGGATCTTAGTCTCAATAACTTTACTAGGATACCAAACTTCATTGGTTCTTTCACTAGCCTCAACTATCTCAACCTCTCATATAATGATTTCATGGTTGGTACAATTCCTTCCCAACTTGGGAATCTCACCAACTTGCATGTCCTTGATTTTCGTAATTCTATTGAAATGATTGACAGCCTTCATTGGCTTCCGCATCTCTCTTCTTTGAGAATCCTCAAATTTGAGAATGCCAATTTCACCAAAGCCGTTGATTGgcttaaatccattaaattggCCACCTCCTTGTCAAGCTTAGAGTTAACGTATTGTGAATTTCCCAAAGTGGATACTTCATTTCTTTCCCATCTAAATTCTTCTAATTCTCTAAGAGATCTTTCAGTATCTGGATATGGAATTCATCCAACAATGATTCCTTGGCTGCTCAATGTTAGTAGTAACCTAGTTAATCTCATCCTAAATAACAATGATGGAATAAGAGGGTTGGTTCCGAATTATTTTGCAAATATGGAATCTCTTGAACATATTGATTTGTCAGGAAATTCACTCGAAGGAGGATTACCAAAATCTTTGGGGAACCTTTGCAACCTGAAAGTATTGTTGTTGAATTACAACGGATATAATGGACCAGTTGATGATCTTCTAGGAAACTTGAGTGGGTGCGCTAGAAATTCATTAGAGATTTTGGGCTTGAATGGGAATCAACTTAGAGGGTCAATTCCTGACATGGAAACATTCTCATCTCTGCGGGAACTGTATTTGGCTGAAAATCAACTAGAGGGTCCGTTTCCATTTAGCCTAAGCCAAATTCACAAGCTTGTTGTCCTGCATTTATATCAAAACTTACTCACTGGGTCTTTGCCTGATCTTTCAAAACTTTCCTTCTTGAGAGAGTTGAGGGTAGGTAACAATAAGTTGAACGGTAGCTTACCAAAAAGTATCGGCCAGCTCTCTAATTTGGTGATCTTGGATGTTTCTTCAAATAATTTTACCGGGATAGTCTCTAAATCTCTCTTGcaaaaacttttcaaactgCAAGCATTGGACTTATCCTCCAACTCTTTCACATTGAATTTCAATTCCAATGGGATTCTCCCTAGAGCATTATCGATCTTAAAATTGAATTCCCTCAAAATTGGACCTCGGTTTCCCAGCTGGCTTCGAACACAATTGAATTTGAGCTACCTTGATATCTCTGATGCCGGTATTTCTGATGTTATCCCTGACTGGTTTTATCCTATGGCTTCTAAATTAGTGTACTTAAATCTATCTTTCAACCATATCAATGGCACCCTGCAAAATTTTCCTGCTCCATTATCTACAATCGATTTGAGTTCCAACCTATTTCAGGGTACCATCCCAGTCTCGCTTTCTAATGCAGAATTTATAAATCTCTCccataataaatttacaagattcAGATCGTTCTTCTGTAATCTAACAGATAAGATATCATTCCTCGACATCTCTTACAATATTCTAACCGGAAGGTTTCCTGATTGTCGGATGGATTGGTCATATCTATTCATTCTAAATTTGGAAAGCAATAATTTATCGGGAATCCTCCCTAGCTCCTTGTCTTCACTGTATCGTATCCAAACTTTGCGTTTGAGCAACAACAGCTTCTCTGGTATGATTCCATTGTTGCAGAATTGTACCGAGTTGGGATTTTTAGATCTTGGCAACAACAAGTTGAGCGGAAACATACCCACATGGATTGGTCAAAGCCTTAAAAGTCTGGAAGTCCTTCGTTTAAAATCAAACAAACTCAAAGGGAGCATGCCTTCGAATCTATGTAATCTTTCTAATCTTAAGATATTGGATCTCTCTCTGAATCATATATCAGGAGAAATTCCACCATGCATTCAAAATTTGACCTCCATGGCTTACAATGAACGACCATATCGAGATGGTGAATATACTATAGGTTTCGATATTCCTTTTAGCTTTGAAGATGAGAACACGTTTGAAATAAGTTCTGCAGACAAAGCCCTGCTCATGTGGAAGGGAATAGAGTATCGATATGAAAAAATTCCTGAACAGCTAAAAATGATAGATCTATCATGTAATGCATTGGTTGGAGAAATCCCTGGAGAATTGACAAATCTTGTAGCCTTGGTTCAACTAAACCTTTCCAGGAATAGTTTGAATGGAACTATCCCTAAGAAGATTGGACAACTGCATTGGCTAGAATCGTTGGACTTGTCCCACAACCAGCTTTCTGAAGAAATTCCTTCAAGCTTGACAAATATATCTTCTCTTGCTTACTTGGACTTGTCATATAATCAGTTGTCAGGGAGAATACCTACAGGGACTCAACTCCAAAGCTTTAATGCTTCTTATTATGAAGAAAAGAGGGGACTATGTGGTCCTCCTTTGACAAGTATGTGCCCTGCAGATGAAACGTCACAACCTCCTTCACACTCAGCTGGTGGTAAAAGTGATTTTGAAGATGGCGGATTGTGGTTTGACGTGTTGTGGTTTTATATAGGTATTGGAATTGGATTCAATTTTGCATTTTGGGGTGTTTGTGGGACTTTGTTAATAAACACTTCATGGCGAAGGACATATTTTGGGTTCTTAAGTAACTTGAGAGATTTTCTCCATGTGACAATTAGCATTAAATGGAGTAAACTGAAGAGAAGGATTCAAGGCTAA